The genomic stretch aagttcaaaacacaCAACATAAAAAGGTTCCCCTTTCACAGTTTTCGATCCAGTTTTTCGATTTTGGTTCGATTCTCACTTAGGAATGATGAATGGAATCGCATAGTATTAggttccactttttttttacagCCGTGGGAACCTGGAATAAGATCCGTTTCTATGGCCGGTTCGGTCGGGTTCCCCGTTTCCGGTTTCCGGATCTTATCATGAGGTGATGCTcagttgctcacccctaccatagacaagatttttattttatttttccttcgcCAACGAGTGTGTAATCCCCTGGCTCATATATGAGCAGGCGTTTATCGCTTATCGTCGGCCCAGTAAGCCCATGAAgtgttccttcttttctttatttttgtgggCCAGACTTCAAAAGCCCAGGCCCATACGTGATCGTCAACGTCGCTGCTTCCCacgtttccttcttcctcgtTCTATTGAATCTATTCTCGTGCTCTAgtttgccaaaggaaaaaaataaaacaattctCTCGCGGTCTAGGGTTTGCAGACGCGCGCGactttcttctcctctctctctctctctcgtttgatGGCCATTGAAGATTCCGGTTGCCTTCCGACGTTCGCGACGAGCATAACAGTACCGTGATTGGTTGTCGAATTTTTCCTCCACCTTACAGCCTTCGTTTATGCCGGTAGCCTGGGACGCCTAAGTTCGCGTTCCAGATCGCCGGCGACCCGCGATCTGGAACGTCCGGTCTCTAGCGGCTCGGCGCTTGAGGCGGGGGTGGTATTGGTGGTTCGACGAGGCCTTCGCTTATGACGTTGAACGAGGCGCACGGGGGCGGTTCGAATGGTGGTATAATGGAGGAGGTGAAACATAATTGTACAGATTCAGTCAATTGTCTCATTGCGGGGAAGAACACGGACGGGATTGGCGTTGACGACGGTTTGGCCAGCGGGGATACCGAGCCAGGTGGCGGTTTGTTGGTTTTGCAGGGCGGTGAAAGTGGCGTCGGTTCGTTTCATGAAGCTACTACGATCGGTTGTTCGTATGTAGAGAATGGGGAGGTGGATGGTGAAAATGTGGCCGGTCTTCCTGATGACAGAGTCGAGGGGTCTTCGGAAGTGAAGCTGAGCATTGACGACAGTACGGACCAGATGATTATGGGAAAAGAAGACAGTAGCTGTGACATAAACGTATCGTTGGTGGGTTGTAAAATAGCATCGGAAGAAGTTACTGGAACCGTGGATGATTCCACGACGCCTGATGAGGCTTGTGCCTTCCCTCTATCAGGGAAGTCAACAGTCTCAATGGTTGAGAACGATGGCGATTCAGCTATAGTGGAGGATTATACGCTTAGCAGAATCTCATCATGTTCAGAAGCTGGTGTCATTCCTTCTGCAAACGAGGCTGGTTCATTGGATCATTTGGACCTGAAGGATGGCCAAGACGTGAACAGCAATGCTGCTGTTCTCTCGAGTGAAAAAGGGGATACTGCTTCCGCTACCTGCACCCAGCTATTGCCTTCAAAAAGTTACCATGAAACGTTGGAACCCTCATGTTCTGATGATTTTGCAAGTAGTTTTGTTGCAGAGAATAGGCAAAAGGATGATAAAAATGCTCGGGGGCCTTCTCTGGAGGTCTTTTCGGAGTATAGGGAAGAAAGAGTTGATTTTTTGGGTCAGATGGATGTGCAGATAGGCAATCAGATATCCACTTCAACTGGTTATGCGACGTGTGGGAAAGAAAAACCTGTGGACACTTTGTTGCCTTGGGAGGGAAGGACTGAGGATAGGGATATGGACGTTATTGGCGGTCCTGAAACATTTGATTCTTCAGGCATTGAAATACCTGATCCAGGCATTGCTTTTGCTGCAGATGATGCAGAGCTCACAGAAGAGAAACTTATAATTTCACGTGAATGTGAGGGACAATTGGACGAAAGTGCTGGCAGCAGTTCAGGGAAAGGAGCATCTGAATTTACTTCTCAGCTCACTGTTGCTGAATCGCATCTTCTGCATTCATGTCTGCCATCTTCGACATTCATAAACTGCTCTTTGAAGCTGAAAAATGTGCCAGAGATTTCAGCTGGTGTTATAATTCCAAACTCTAAGGTTGACCATTTTAAGGATGGCACAGATGATGGAAAATGTTCTACTCAGTCTGATCATAGCTCTGAGACCAGAGGCCCCAAAATCGTATCATCATCCTCCCAGAAGAGCAGCCGAATAAGTAAATCAGGCAGGAAGACTCAGGCAAAAAGGGCTGCGAGGAACTCGAGGAATGCAAGCAAAGTAGTTTGCCTTCTCGAAACTGGAGAATTTGTTAGTGAGGCTTCAAAAAAGAAGAGGACATCACTCCCCAAAACAGCCCGTTCTTCCCCCTGGGGTGCACTTCAAAATGTTTCACAACTGTTTGAGCGGGTGAATGGGCTGGGGTTCAGGCAAGTGAAAAGCCAAAGACGAAGTAAAGCTAGGACTGGCGGAGAAAGTGATAAGAAGATGAAGGATCAGCAAGTTGGAAACCCAAACTCTTCCAATGGAATATGTTGTGGTTCATCCACACGTATCAGGTTGAAGGTAAAACTGGGCAAAGGACCCATTCAAAGTAGTTCAAATGTACTAGAGGTTGTTAAATCTGCCCCACCTGTCAGCATTGTGGCCAATACTGGTACGACGACATCATTCAACGGAACCAATGCTGAGGTTCCCAAAATGGACAACGATGGTGAATACAAATCGAGGGTAGACGGATGTCTGGGCAAGAGCAGTTCAAAGGAAAAACTTCTTTCTGCTGATCCTCGCTTGAGTTCAGGTTTGGAAACTGAAAACTCAGACACCGGTTTGATAGAAAAGTCTACTGGAAATGCTACGGAAGATTTTCTTGGGATTCCTGATTGTGCAGAGATTGAAACAGCTGGAGGAACAGCTGATGGTGGCTATTTGGATCCTGAAACTTCTCCTGATTCAGAAGTAATTAATTTAGTTCCAGAAGCCCAAGACTGTGAAGGGTTTAGGGAAGACATTGATGAAGCTGTTTTACTTTGTGCTCAAGAATTTGCCATTTGTGAAAATGTTGATGgctccaaaagaggaaaaaagaaaattaaggtgCCTCGCCGAGTTAATCATGCTTTGAAAGATGGTTTGTCTGGTTCAAAGCATACACACAAGGATAAATCTTCGAAGAAATGTGGTGGCAGACAGAATCTGAGTGATTGCCATTTATCTAAAGAGGACATTACTGCATCGGCCACAGTCAATGCTTCATTTGAATGCTTTAGCCATAGTGAATTGTTACATTCATCAGTAGAGGCTGGGTTTGCAGTGGCTAGAGCTTCCCGAGAAGTGGATAATGCTGATAGGACATTCCCTGAGATAGATGCGAGTCTTGGACTATCTGAATCTGAAAATACTAGTGGAATAAGTTGCTCCACCAAGAGTTCGGGACGTAAACTTTCTCATAGTGCAAAATCTAGCAGGGTCTATAAGCGGGGCTCTAAAATCTCCAATACTAGCAAGAGCAGGAAGGAAAACCGGCTAAGCCCGTTGGGAAAGAACAGGGTAAAGGTCGAAAACATTGATAATCGCGCCCTGTCTCAAGTGAAAAGTCCCATGGAAGCAGGTATTTAGCTTTTAATAGTTGTTGCTTTCATCCTCCGATTGTGCTGATGGGAAGAAAATATAGCATTTTTGTAATGTTGAATGTAACTCTTTTGGTAGCCTTGGTAGATAGAGTAGTTTACTCAAGAGATTTGAATTTCTGATTCTGTTAAATTGGCATTGTAGACTGTGATATAGCCGGTGACCAGGTTAACAAAATCGACTCTAATTCTGATGCTGGATTAGTCCCTATAAGTATCCCTGGATCAGGGACAGTGTCAGGAGATCCAGGAGAGCAACGCGTACCGTTATGTAATGCTTGGGTTCGTTGTGATGATTGCTACAAATGGAGAAGGATACCAGCTGCACTTGCAGATTCTATTGAAGATACAGATAGCAATTGGTACACTAtagttctttcttttatttaccATAGTGATGATAGTCTGGCTCTAGAATTGTTTTAGCTTCAGATTTTGATTTCTAGCATCGCATGGTCTAATTTTAGGGAGCAACAGTCAGCCTATACATACGCATCACCTTTAGAAATGCCTCCAGTGAAAAGGATCGAGTTTTATAATTATTGGCTCTGTGTTGGTTCTTGTCATGTTTGTGACAGCTGTACTGGCCTCGCTGACAtatattttacttttgaagCTGAAGATTAACTCAATAGAAATAAAGTAACATTGCTATTAGTTGCTTTTTCTAGGACATGGAGGTAACACCTCCTCCGTTTAGTGGTTGTGGGATTACTGCTCCTTTTTGGTGATAAATTGGTGCCTTTGAAGAACTATAtgtttgcttcattttttggcCTTATAAGGTCTAATTTCATGATACTTAGTGTGTTGAAATTACCACAGAACAATTATTTGCTTCTCGCATGGAACATATGTATCTAAATGTCTACATTGACAAGATTACTCTTGACTCTGGAAAAGCAACAGAATGCTCTGCCTGATTTGTCTTGGTAAACTACTTTGGTTTCTATTTCATTGCTTAGTAGCTTTCACTGATTCTTTTTGTAGGACCTGTAAAGACAACACGGACGCATCTTTCGCTGATTGTTCAATCCCTCAAGAGAAGTCAAATGCAGATATAAATGCTGAGTTGGACATATCAGATGCTTCTGGTGAAGAAGACGAGGGCACTGCTCGTCCCAATTATAAGGAATTGGGTTTGAGCCGCTTGACAGGTTTTCTTAATGTCATTGCTAGATATATACGATAATTTTACTGGATTGGtttgcattttctcttttagcttcttcttcatcttattGGAATCCCCAAGTCGTTAAATCAGGCTTGCAGAGCTTTTCCTTCCCCCCTGATGGTAATGACtttataaaattacaaatgtGAGCTTAGAAAGAACGCTTGTTGaataattgacataattattgTACTGACAATCTGACAAATCAGAGTTTGTGGGAGAAAATAAACTTGCAAGCTAATTAATCTGCGTGGTTTTTTGCTTTGGAGTTTTCTATGTGGTCAACGgtacattatcaacaaaaacAATGTATGTGATGCATCTGAAATCTACGGAGGAGGTGGGGCTTTTCTAAGTTGGGGGCAGTCCTAGTTTGAGTTGATTATAGGTTTGTCTGTGTAGGGCATGTGGTTGCATTTTCACTTAAATTGAGGTGATTTTTTGCTTTCTGATTCTTTTACTGTACTTGACTCTATGTATCTTCATTGCAGTTCCCCAGAAGTCATCTTTTGTTCGGATAGAATCAAATAACTTTCTGCACCGGAGTAGGAGAACTCAAACAATTGATGAGGTGAACATCTGTTTCTTGTCATTTGAGTGGGAACTTGGCTGCTTAAATTGATATACAATTGGCCTGGTTTTAGCATTGTGCTAGCTGCGCGTCATGATTGATGTCTTGTATCCTGAACCTTTTTGAAAATCTTACATGTCAGGGCTGTTAGGATTTTAACCATGGTTCTGATTGCCAATCCTGGCTACTGCTTCTgatcaattttgcattttgctcCTATCATTTGTAGCATTTGTTTCGCTTcatatttgatttggattcaGTCCCGGAGGGAAGATTTGGCTGATTAAATCTCTCTCTTGGCCAGTTGCCTGGTTTTGATTGTTTCTTTGTAGTATTATAGTGCTCAGTTTTATATTCTTTCTGCTATGAGGCACATGAAGTTTGTGGTCATTCATGTCATCTTGATTTGTCGTCGTCACTGTGGTT from Rhodamnia argentea isolate NSW1041297 chromosome 2, ASM2092103v1, whole genome shotgun sequence encodes the following:
- the LOC115748732 gene encoding histone-lysine N-methyltransferase ASHH2; the protein is MTLNEAHGGGSNGGIMEEVKHNCTDSVNCLIAGKNTDGIGVDDGLASGDTEPGGGLLVLQGGESGVGSFHEATTIGCSYVENGEVDGENVAGLPDDRVEGSSEVKLSIDDSTDQMIMGKEDSSCDINVSLVGCKIASEEVTGTVDDSTTPDEACAFPLSGKSTVSMVENDGDSAIVEDYTLSRISSCSEAGVIPSANEAGSLDHLDLKDGQDVNSNAAVLSSEKGDTASATCTQLLPSKSYHETLEPSCSDDFASSFVAENRQKDDKNARGPSLEVFSEYREERVDFLGQMDVQIGNQISTSTGYATCGKEKPVDTLLPWEGRTEDRDMDVIGGPETFDSSGIEIPDPGIAFAADDAELTEEKLIISRECEGQLDESAGSSSGKGASEFTSQLTVAESHLLHSCLPSSTFINCSLKLKNVPEISAGVIIPNSKVDHFKDGTDDGKCSTQSDHSSETRGPKIVSSSSQKSSRISKSGRKTQAKRAARNSRNASKVVCLLETGEFVSEASKKKRTSLPKTARSSPWGALQNVSQLFERVNGLGFRQVKSQRRSKARTGGESDKKMKDQQVGNPNSSNGICCGSSTRIRLKVKLGKGPIQSSSNVLEVVKSAPPVSIVANTGTTTSFNGTNAEVPKMDNDGEYKSRVDGCLGKSSSKEKLLSADPRLSSGLETENSDTGLIEKSTGNATEDFLGIPDCAEIETAGGTADGGYLDPETSPDSEVINLVPEAQDCEGFREDIDEAVLLCAQEFAICENVDGSKRGKKKIKVPRRVNHALKDGLSGSKHTHKDKSSKKCGGRQNLSDCHLSKEDITASATVNASFECFSHSELLHSSVEAGFAVARASREVDNADRTFPEIDASLGLSESENTSGISCSTKSSGRKLSHSAKSSRVYKRGSKISNTSKSRKENRLSPLGKNRVKVENIDNRALSQVKSPMEADCDIAGDQVNKIDSNSDAGLVPISIPGSGTVSGDPGEQRVPLCNAWVRCDDCYKWRRIPAALADSIEDTDSNWTCKDNTDASFADCSIPQEKSNADINAELDISDASGEEDEGTARPNYKELGLSRLTVPQKSSFVRIESNNFLHRSRRTQTIDEIMVCHCKPPSNGKMGCGDECLNRMLNIECVQGTCPCGDLCSNQQFQKRKYAKMQWLRCGKKGYGLQVLEDVSKGGFIIEYVGEVLDMPAYKSRQRDYASQGHKHFYFMTLNGSEVIDACAKGNLGRFINHSCDPNCRTEKWMVNGEICIGLFAVRDIKKGEEVTFDYNYVRVFGAAAKKCVCGSPQCRGYIGGDPLNTEVIVQGDSDDEYPEPIMLREDGGMVHPLNQLGRKITSGYESSMDQSAADIGKSRTSVDNGDPNTKVPSSDLPVDIIPQVNDDASVSVSTTQQEIVAEEVRNASEKSEASSLSKPLSKLHHDDANSSRTKKFDTIDKRLHPLVKQSRSSGSIKKSKDSGSSVNMDKVQGMAHKTQMVFSKPRKAVEGSSASRFEGVEEKLNELLDADGGISKRKDAPKGYLKLLFLTAASGDRGNEAIQSNRDLSMILDALLKTRSRVVLVDIISKNGLQMLHNIMKQYRRDFKKIPILRKLLKVLEYLAVREVLTLEHIASGPPCPGMESFRESILSLTEHDDKQVHQIARNFRDKWIPKPIRKFGFADRVSALHNDWRDQGGRPTEVIDSFRQPMLATTMVAPVSQDSGRTSCAEDNLVNGKKIRKRKSRWDQDAEPIKHPRFSQHEEQVSEEKRDCPGSVSLESSLGETVVADGRHRNSCEDVPPGFSSPPDTSRLSSNTSMGMDVSHENVYPSDCPFNVVAGNPQGKFVSRLPVSYGIPLYFLQHLGKAQAESMESWIVAPGIPFHPFPPLPQLPRERKRQSPAQNDDSQNAVHSAETAQVDECSQASFIDESSTGTSASNLADSEGTCANSQQMFKRVKISSQDLSRRYFRQQKWTNTKVPPWLRKRNCWGYSVNNSKSAMCSIGLGNGVNGQKNWDLSDDLNCKVRRDDGNYR